In Candidatus Polarisedimenticolaceae bacterium, a single genomic region encodes these proteins:
- a CDS encoding AMP-binding protein codes for MVVSQVTLLHEYLERSAERHPDKTALVFRDRRLSWREIHAIVGRTANALRSLGVRRGDRVALYLDNSVEMATAVYGVLAADAIVVIVNAQTKTDRLAYLLDDCRARVMIAGPRLERWYAPALEAARHLEHALVVDPEAERAIGSTSIHDFAAALASASCAWPPARNVPLDLAAVLYTSGSTGIPKGVMLTHHNMVSASESITAYLRNVPEDVVLNVLPLSFDYGLYQWLTVCQFGGTLVLESSFNYPAATIQRIADERVTGLPLVPTIASTLRAYEARGVRLPGVRWVTSSAAALSPAHIETLARLCPEARIYSMYGLTECKRVSYLPPERIADKPTSVGIAIPGTEAFVVAPDGRKAAPGEIGELVVRGPHVMRGYWEKPGITAEWLKPSPDIPNETWLWTGDLFKTDEEGFLYFIARKDDIIKTRGEKVAPKEVENVLYALPGVQDAAVVGQPDDLLGLAIRAFVVLAEGTSYTSADVIRHCAERLEPFMVPKWVTFLSSVPKTASGKIAKQRIWDHAAQARVGGSED; via the coding sequence ATGGTTGTCTCCCAGGTCACGTTGCTGCATGAGTACCTCGAGCGGAGCGCCGAGCGGCACCCCGACAAGACGGCGCTCGTGTTCAGGGATCGGCGGCTCTCCTGGCGGGAGATCCACGCGATCGTCGGGCGCACCGCCAACGCGCTGCGCTCGCTGGGCGTGCGGCGCGGCGATCGCGTGGCGCTCTACCTCGACAATTCGGTCGAGATGGCGACGGCGGTTTACGGCGTGCTCGCGGCGGATGCGATCGTCGTGATCGTCAACGCCCAGACCAAGACCGACCGGCTGGCCTATCTCCTCGACGACTGTCGCGCGCGCGTGATGATCGCCGGGCCGCGGCTCGAGCGGTGGTACGCTCCGGCCCTCGAGGCCGCCCGTCACCTCGAGCACGCGCTCGTGGTGGACCCGGAGGCCGAGCGTGCGATCGGCTCGACCTCGATTCACGACTTCGCCGCCGCGCTCGCGTCGGCGTCCTGCGCGTGGCCGCCCGCCCGCAACGTCCCTCTCGATCTCGCCGCCGTCCTCTACACGTCGGGCTCCACGGGGATCCCCAAGGGCGTGATGCTCACGCACCACAACATGGTCTCCGCCTCCGAGTCGATCACCGCCTACCTGCGCAACGTGCCCGAGGACGTCGTCCTGAACGTGCTCCCGCTGTCCTTCGACTACGGCCTGTACCAGTGGCTCACGGTCTGCCAGTTCGGCGGCACGCTCGTGCTGGAATCCTCGTTCAACTACCCGGCCGCGACGATCCAGCGGATCGCGGACGAGAGGGTGACCGGACTGCCGCTCGTCCCCACGATCGCGTCCACGCTGCGCGCGTACGAGGCCAGGGGCGTGCGCCTTCCCGGAGTTCGATGGGTGACGAGCTCGGCCGCGGCCCTCTCGCCCGCGCACATCGAGACGCTCGCACGCCTGTGCCCCGAGGCGCGCATCTACTCCATGTACGGGCTCACCGAGTGCAAGCGCGTGTCCTACCTGCCCCCGGAACGCATCGCGGACAAGCCCACGAGCGTGGGCATCGCGATTCCCGGCACGGAGGCGTTCGTCGTCGCGCCCGACGGCAGGAAGGCCGCGCCCGGGGAGATCGGCGAGCTCGTGGTGCGCGGGCCGCACGTGATGCGCGGGTACTGGGAGAAGCCCGGGATCACGGCGGAGTGGCTCAAGCCCTCGCCGGACATCCCCAATGAGACGTGGCTTTGGACCGGCGACCTCTTCAAGACGGACGAGGAGGGTTTCCTGTACTTCATCGCCCGGAAGGACGACATCATCAAGACGCGGGGAGAGAAGGTCGCGCCGAAGGAAGTCGAGAACGTGCTGTACGCCCTCCCCGGGGTCCAGGACGCCGCGGTCGTCGGCCAGCCGGACGACCTTCTCGGGCTCGCGATCCGCGCGTTCGTCGTGCTCGCCGAGGGGACCTCCTACACCTCCGCGGACGTGATCCGGCACTGCGCCGAACGGCTGGAACCGTTCATGGTTCCGAAGTGGGTGACGTTCCTGTCGTCGGTCCCCAAGACCGCGTCGGGGAAGATCGCCAAACAACGCATCTGGGACCACGCCGCTCAGGCGAGAGTCGGCGGATCCGAGGACTGA
- a CDS encoding SDR family oxidoreductase, with protein sequence MPDDRGLVLVTGSTGYIGGRLVARLLDEGWRVRCLARDPSRLGGRPWTRRVEIVEGDVLRPGTLVEALRGVRFAYYLIHSMAAGEDFHERDLAAARNFGAAARSAGVALVVYLGALGDPDADLSRHLRSRQQTGEALREGGVPVTEFRAGVIVGSGSLSFEMVRYLVERVPVMVCPRWVHTRIQPIGVRNVVDYLTAVLGRREAWGRILEIGGRDVRTYAEMLTDYARVRGLRRWLVPVPVLTPRLSSVWVHLVTPVPASIARPLVEGLRNDVLVRDDAARRLFPEIEPVDYEEAVRRALGRLEAGDVETRWADALATSQGDVTPVVLGDVEGMLLERRQIVVPAPPGTVFRAFSRLGGEVGWLSWDWAWRLRGLADRLVGGVGLRRGRRDPDEVRVGDAVDFWRVEAVEPDHLVRLRAEMKVPGRAWLQFKVSPHGADASVLTQTAFFAPKGLAGLLYWYSLYPIHAPIFSGLARQIGRRASEPGDR encoded by the coding sequence GTGCCCGACGACCGCGGACTCGTCCTCGTCACCGGCTCCACCGGCTACATCGGGGGACGACTCGTCGCGAGGCTGCTCGACGAGGGATGGCGGGTGCGATGCCTCGCGCGCGACCCCTCGCGACTCGGCGGCAGGCCCTGGACGCGCCGCGTCGAGATCGTCGAGGGCGACGTCCTTCGCCCCGGGACCCTCGTCGAGGCGCTGCGCGGGGTCCGCTTCGCCTACTACCTGATCCACAGCATGGCCGCGGGGGAGGACTTCCACGAGCGGGACCTCGCCGCCGCGAGGAACTTCGGCGCCGCCGCGCGCTCCGCCGGCGTCGCGCTCGTCGTCTACCTCGGCGCGCTCGGCGATCCCGACGCGGACCTCTCGCGCCACCTGCGGTCGAGGCAGCAGACCGGAGAGGCGCTGCGCGAGGGGGGCGTGCCGGTGACCGAGTTCCGGGCCGGGGTGATCGTCGGCTCGGGGAGTCTCTCCTTCGAGATGGTCCGCTACCTGGTCGAGCGCGTTCCCGTGATGGTGTGCCCGAGGTGGGTCCACACCAGGATCCAGCCGATCGGCGTCCGCAACGTCGTCGATTACCTGACGGCCGTCCTCGGGCGGCGCGAGGCGTGGGGGCGCATCCTCGAGATCGGGGGGCGCGACGTCCGCACCTACGCCGAGATGCTCACCGACTACGCGCGCGTGCGCGGGTTGCGCCGCTGGCTGGTCCCGGTCCCCGTGCTCACCCCGCGCCTCTCCTCCGTCTGGGTGCACCTCGTCACGCCGGTTCCGGCGTCGATCGCGCGGCCGCTGGTCGAGGGGCTGCGCAACGACGTCCTCGTGCGGGACGACGCGGCGCGCCGGCTGTTCCCGGAGATCGAGCCGGTGGATTACGAGGAGGCGGTGCGCCGCGCGCTCGGGCGGCTCGAGGCGGGGGACGTCGAGACGCGCTGGGCCGACGCGCTCGCGACGAGCCAGGGGGACGTGACGCCCGTCGTGCTCGGGGACGTCGAGGGGATGCTCCTCGAGCGGCGGCAGATCGTCGTTCCGGCCCCGCCCGGTACGGTGTTCCGCGCGTTCTCGCGCCTCGGAGGAGAGGTCGGCTGGCTCTCGTGGGACTGGGCCTGGCGGCTGAGGGGCCTGGCCGACCGGCTCGTCGGCGGCGTGGGGCTTCGCCGCGGGCGACGCGATCCCGACGAGGTTCGCGTGGGCGACGCGGTGGACTTCTGGCGCGTCGAGGCCGTCGAGCCCGATCACCTGGTGCGGCTGCGCGCGGAGATGAAGGTGCCCGGGCGCGCCTGGCTGCAGTTCAAGGTGTCGCCGCACGGGGCGGACGCGTCCGTCCTCACGCAGACGGCCTTCTTCGCGCCGAAAGGGCTTGCGGGGCTCCTGTACTGGTATTCCCTCTACCCGATCCACGCCCCGATCTTCAGCGGGCTCGCCCGTCAGATCGGCCGTCGCGCCTCGGAGCCCGGCGACAGATAG
- a CDS encoding FAD-dependent oxidoreductase — protein MFAPSPFEKVPPCQCGCPNGNDVRGWIAEIAQRHKTGVDKETAFRRAWERLTEANPFPATMGRICPHPCEASCSRGDKDGPVAIHALERFLGDWGMRAGLALRRERDAPERESVGVVGGGPAGLSFAYQMARRGYRVTIYEGSPRLGGMLFHGIPEHRLPERILEAEIARILDLGVEARLSTVVGADVSPGELRARHAALFVAIGARTGRRLDVPGEEGPGVFGGIDFLAALNRGDAPDVGARVVVVGGGNTAIDAARAARRLGARVTVMYRRSRREMPALREEVDEAAAEGVEILELAVPIRVVREEGVVTGVEAQRMRPGDADESGRRRPIPIPEAVFAVAADTVLAAVSQEPDWSRLDALRPDGVFVSGEVDREIATGVWAGGDARGPGIAGAAIAQGRAAARAAHRRLRGIEGEPAAESRPRLDPGAVKPEYYPERRPVRPPVTDVQARLADPDREAVGTIHEAQFLSEVSRCFSCGLCFGCQHCWTYCNGFGFTRVAEPAPGTYFAIALERCESCGKCVDLCPCGYLSPGSEARRPI, from the coding sequence ATGTTCGCGCCGTCGCCGTTCGAGAAGGTCCCGCCCTGCCAGTGCGGGTGCCCGAACGGCAACGACGTGCGCGGCTGGATCGCCGAGATCGCCCAGCGGCACAAGACCGGCGTCGACAAGGAGACCGCCTTCCGCCGTGCGTGGGAGCGGCTCACCGAGGCGAACCCGTTCCCCGCGACGATGGGGCGCATCTGCCCCCACCCCTGCGAGGCGTCGTGCAGCCGCGGCGACAAGGACGGGCCGGTGGCCATCCACGCGCTCGAGCGGTTCCTGGGCGACTGGGGGATGCGCGCCGGCCTCGCCCTCCGCCGCGAGCGCGACGCTCCCGAGCGCGAGTCGGTCGGCGTCGTCGGAGGAGGACCCGCCGGCCTGTCGTTCGCCTACCAGATGGCGCGCCGCGGCTACCGGGTGACGATCTACGAGGGCTCCCCGCGCCTCGGCGGCATGTTGTTCCACGGCATCCCGGAGCACCGCCTGCCGGAGCGGATCCTCGAAGCGGAGATCGCGCGCATCCTGGACCTCGGCGTCGAGGCGCGGCTGTCGACCGTGGTCGGCGCCGACGTCTCGCCGGGCGAGCTCCGCGCGCGGCACGCGGCGCTGTTCGTCGCGATCGGCGCGCGGACGGGGAGGCGGCTCGACGTCCCCGGCGAAGAAGGGCCCGGCGTCTTCGGCGGGATCGACTTCCTCGCGGCGCTGAACCGGGGCGACGCTCCGGACGTGGGAGCGCGGGTCGTCGTGGTCGGCGGCGGCAACACCGCGATCGACGCCGCACGTGCCGCGCGCCGGCTCGGGGCCCGGGTCACGGTGATGTACCGGCGCTCCCGGCGGGAGATGCCGGCGCTCCGGGAGGAGGTCGACGAGGCCGCCGCCGAGGGGGTCGAGATCCTCGAGCTCGCGGTGCCGATCCGGGTCGTCCGCGAGGAGGGCGTCGTGACCGGAGTCGAGGCGCAGCGCATGCGTCCCGGCGACGCCGACGAGTCCGGCCGCCGCCGGCCGATCCCGATCCCCGAAGCGGTCTTCGCCGTGGCGGCCGACACCGTCCTCGCCGCCGTCTCGCAGGAGCCCGACTGGAGCCGGCTCGACGCCCTCCGCCCCGACGGAGTCTTCGTCTCCGGCGAAGTGGACCGCGAGATCGCGACGGGCGTGTGGGCGGGGGGCGACGCACGGGGGCCCGGCATCGCGGGTGCCGCGATCGCGCAGGGCCGCGCCGCCGCCCGGGCCGCCCACCGTCGGCTGCGCGGGATCGAAGGCGAGCCCGCCGCCGAGTCCCGCCCCCGTCTGGACCCCGGCGCGGTGAAGCCCGAGTACTACCCCGAACGGCGGCCGGTGCGCCCCCCCGTCACGGACGTCCAGGCGCGGCTCGCCGACCCGGACCGTGAGGCGGTAGGGACGATCCACGAGGCGCAGTTCCTGTCGGAGGTCTCCCGCTGCTTCTCCTGCGGGCTGTGCTTCGGATGCCAGCACTGCTGGACCTACTGCAACGGCTTCGGATTCACGCGCGTCGCGGAGCCCGCACCGGGCACCTACTTCGCGATCGCCCTCGAGCGCTGCGAGTCGTGCGGCAAGTGCGTCGACCTCTGCCCGTGCGGCTATCTGTCGCCGGGCTCCGAGGCGCGACGGCCGATCTGA
- a CDS encoding cyclic nucleotide-binding domain-containing protein: MTGGALGRLYGDGEAIVRQGEVGDCMYVVLMGTVEVLREEGARTVRIAELGPGEMFGEMALCEKQPRSATVRAIGEVRALTVDKRTFLRRVQEDPSLAFNVLKALSSRIRTLDIEVARLRERLRAADPES; encoded by the coding sequence ATGACGGGCGGCGCGCTCGGCCGGCTCTACGGCGACGGCGAGGCGATCGTCCGGCAGGGCGAGGTCGGCGATTGCATGTACGTCGTCCTGATGGGGACGGTCGAGGTCCTGAGGGAGGAGGGCGCGCGGACGGTGCGCATCGCCGAACTCGGCCCCGGCGAGATGTTCGGGGAGATGGCGCTGTGCGAGAAGCAGCCGCGATCGGCCACCGTCCGGGCGATCGGGGAGGTGCGCGCGTTGACGGTGGACAAGCGGACGTTCCTGCGGCGCGTCCAGGAGGACCCCTCCCTCGCCTTCAACGTGCTCAAGGCGTTGTCGTCGCGGATCCGCACGCTCGACATCGAGGTCGCTCGCCTTCGCGAGCGGCTTCGCGCCGCCGACCCGGAGTCCTGA
- a CDS encoding aminotransferase class V-fold PLP-dependent enzyme yields the protein MPTRRAFLGSLSWPAVSLALPAFDPNGMMRALAAIAGDAGSRPPEEIARDEAFWFEVRQAFDVDRSMINLNNGGVCPSPRAVMTALHANLDAANALPAYVMWQLQEPRRETARQGLARLLGCDPEEVAITRNASESLETVQLGLDLKRGDEVLATTQDYPRMLTTFRQRERREGIVLETFPIPVPCEDPAEIVRRYEERIGPNTRAILVSHVINLTGQILPVRELCALAARRGIAAIVDGAHAFAHLAFTRDELGCDNYSASLHKWLLAPIGTGLLYVKRERIRDVWPLMAAPAEMDANIRKFEEIGTHPAAPALAIADALAFHDGIGPKVKQARLRYLRDTWAKRLLAASDRVRLHTSLNPAFSSGLGCVQVEGIETAALGEHLWTKHRIFTVAIKHDAFEGLRISPNLYTSLDELDRFGDAVEAAIRTGAASA from the coding sequence ATGCCCACCCGCCGCGCATTCCTCGGAAGCCTGAGCTGGCCCGCCGTCTCCCTGGCGCTTCCCGCCTTCGACCCGAACGGGATGATGCGCGCCCTGGCCGCGATCGCGGGAGACGCGGGCTCCCGCCCGCCGGAGGAGATCGCCCGCGACGAGGCGTTCTGGTTCGAGGTGCGCCAGGCGTTCGACGTCGACCGCTCGATGATCAATCTGAACAACGGCGGGGTGTGCCCGTCCCCGCGAGCGGTCATGACCGCGCTCCACGCGAACCTCGACGCCGCGAACGCCCTGCCGGCCTACGTGATGTGGCAGCTGCAGGAGCCCCGGCGCGAGACCGCGCGCCAGGGGCTCGCGCGCCTTCTCGGCTGCGACCCCGAGGAGGTCGCGATCACCCGCAACGCGTCGGAGTCGCTCGAGACCGTGCAGCTCGGCCTCGACCTGAAGCGCGGCGACGAGGTCCTCGCGACGACGCAGGACTACCCGCGCATGCTCACGACCTTCCGGCAGCGCGAGCGGCGCGAGGGGATCGTCCTCGAGACGTTCCCGATCCCCGTCCCCTGCGAGGATCCGGCCGAGATCGTGCGGCGATACGAGGAGCGGATCGGACCGAACACCCGCGCGATCCTCGTCAGCCACGTGATCAACCTGACGGGACAGATCCTCCCCGTCCGCGAGTTGTGCGCGCTCGCGGCGAGACGCGGGATCGCGGCGATCGTCGACGGCGCCCATGCGTTCGCGCACCTCGCGTTCACGCGCGACGAGCTCGGCTGCGACAACTACTCGGCGAGCCTGCACAAGTGGCTGCTCGCCCCGATCGGGACCGGGCTTCTCTACGTGAAGCGGGAGCGGATCCGCGACGTGTGGCCGCTGATGGCGGCTCCGGCGGAGATGGACGCGAACATCCGGAAGTTCGAGGAGATCGGCACGCACCCGGCGGCGCCCGCGCTCGCGATCGCCGACGCCCTCGCCTTCCACGACGGGATCGGGCCGAAGGTCAAGCAGGCGCGCCTGCGCTACCTGCGCGACACGTGGGCGAAGCGCCTGCTCGCGGCGAGCGACCGGGTGCGCCTGCACACGAGCCTGAACCCCGCGTTCTCGAGCGGCCTGGGCTGCGTGCAGGTCGAGGGGATCGAGACGGCGGCGCTGGGCGAGCATCTCTGGACGAAGCACCGGATCTTCACCGTCGCCATCAAGCACGACGCGTTCGAAGGGCTGCGGATCAGCCCGAACCTGTACACCTCCCTCGACGAGCTCGATCGTTTCGGGGACGCGGTGGAGGCGGCGATTCGGACCGGTGCGGCGTCGGCTTGA
- a CDS encoding isochorismatase family protein, protein MGELLDPNRSAVVVIDLQGKLMEMVVRPDRVIAATNRLMKLAGIFGRPVVLTEQYPEGLGPTHPDVRAAYDALEVAKRHVTKVAFGCCGEPAFARALDEVLPGVPADRRQVVVAGIEAHICVMQTVLELLREGNAVHVCWECVSGRGEEYVRHALERMRGAGARITNHESVGFEWARSKDHDAFRAMNRLFREGQIV, encoded by the coding sequence ATGGGCGAGCTGCTCGACCCGAACCGGAGCGCCGTGGTGGTGATCGACCTCCAGGGCAAGTTGATGGAGATGGTGGTCCGCCCCGACCGGGTGATCGCGGCGACGAACCGTCTCATGAAGCTCGCCGGGATCTTCGGGCGACCGGTCGTGCTGACCGAGCAGTATCCCGAGGGGCTCGGCCCGACCCACCCCGACGTGCGCGCCGCCTACGACGCCCTCGAGGTCGCCAAGCGCCACGTGACCAAGGTGGCCTTCGGCTGCTGCGGCGAGCCGGCGTTCGCGCGCGCGCTCGACGAGGTCCTTCCCGGAGTGCCCGCCGACCGGCGGCAGGTCGTCGTCGCGGGGATCGAGGCGCACATCTGCGTGATGCAGACGGTCCTCGAGCTCCTGCGGGAGGGGAACGCGGTGCACGTCTGCTGGGAGTGCGTCAGCGGCCGCGGCGAGGAGTACGTGCGGCACGCCCTCGAGCGCATGCGCGGGGCCGGGGCCCGGATCACCAACCACGAGTCGGTCGGCTTCGAGTGGGCTCGCAGCAAGGACCACGACGCGTTTCGCGCGATGAATCGCCTCTTCCGCGAGGGGCAGATCGTCTGA
- the crcB gene encoding fluoride efflux transporter CrcB: MRFLWVCFGGFLGTGARYALNGWIAQRYGETFPVGTLAVNVLGSFAIGVIYAATGPDSRWVVSPDVRQFLMIGILGGFTTFSSFSLQTLALLREGEVGAAVANVVLSVVLCLLAAWAGEELVRAVRW; encoded by the coding sequence ATGCGTTTCCTTTGGGTGTGCTTCGGCGGCTTCCTCGGGACCGGCGCGCGTTACGCCCTGAACGGCTGGATCGCGCAACGGTACGGCGAGACGTTTCCGGTCGGCACCCTCGCCGTGAACGTCCTCGGCTCGTTCGCGATCGGGGTGATCTACGCCGCGACCGGGCCCGACTCGAGATGGGTCGTCTCCCCCGACGTGCGGCAGTTCCTGATGATCGGGATCCTCGGCGGGTTCACGACCTTCTCGTCGTTCAGCCTCCAGACCCTCGCGCTGCTGCGGGAGGGGGAGGTCGGCGCCGCCGTCGCGAACGTGGTCCTTTCGGTGGTCCTGTGCCTTCTGGCCGCCTGGGCGGGCGAGGAGCTGGTCCGGGCCGTGAGGTGGTGA
- a CDS encoding DUF190 domain-containing protein, with protein MKLEGEGTLLRIFVGESDRFEHRPLYEAIVLAARGRGLAGATVLRGPMGFGASSRIHTAKILRLSEDLPIVIEIVDREEAIRAFLPLLDTMVSEGMITLEEVRVVTYRHRSG; from the coding sequence ATGAAGCTCGAAGGGGAAGGAACGCTCCTGCGGATCTTCGTCGGCGAGTCGGACCGCTTCGAACATCGACCGCTGTACGAGGCGATCGTGCTCGCCGCCCGCGGGCGCGGCCTCGCCGGGGCGACGGTGCTCCGCGGCCCGATGGGGTTCGGGGCGAGCTCGAGGATCCACACCGCCAAGATCCTGCGCCTGTCCGAGGACCTGCCGATCGTGATCGAGATCGTCGACCGGGAGGAGGCGATCCGTGCGTTCCTTCCGCTCCTCGACACGATGGTGTCCGAGGGGATGATCACCCTCGAGGAGGTGCGGGTCGTGACGTATCGGCACCGGAGCGGCTAG